One genomic segment of Theobroma cacao cultivar B97-61/B2 chromosome 6, Criollo_cocoa_genome_V2, whole genome shotgun sequence includes these proteins:
- the LOC18596745 gene encoding uncharacterized protein LOC18596745 yields the protein MTMLRFTVAILVLILTINYGSGSRSIKEKSSLVSDGMDQTSKSSVLELDLPMTTTVTCEPIYGFLPCTTTLWGQLFLLVVYEYLLSLSEEFISSGSNLFFQMFGTGIFGASLFHILGIIPQVMLVLVSGASASGETIEARATIGMGLLAGSAVLMLTLVWGSVIAFGSYDLSDTSSPNSSNPDNADTSISSNSKNKKPFSLTGYGVRTDIETRYSAIIMILSMVPFLILQLAKILSSATAVRVVVLISLIVTLALLGGYCTYQVFEPWIQDRRLEYLMRRYIQKNLLHRLVSANGRANEFEIKKLFLKIDKNNNSRISPAELRAFILGIQIEEVGLDEEDFETKVMEEFDFSGDSDINETEFVRGVSNWLNKVNDQAQGERRLFHVNAKKNNEEKRSLLPAKKRSKARKGTDNPWWNYTKAFFLITLGTAITVLLANPLMITLQEFSTSANIPSFLVSYVVIPWALSFRLAFRAISSARQKTENAASLTFSELYGAVFMNNVMGLVIFLSLVYIRNIPWGVSAEVLVVLLICTAMGLFATFSTKIELWTCILVYLLYPISLLLIYVLTNVLGWS from the exons ATGACAATGCTAAGATTCACAGTTGCCATTCTTGTACTGATCTTAACCATCAATTATGGAAGTGGTAGTCGTTCCATCAAAGAGAAATCCAGTCTTGTATCAGATGGGATGGATCAAACAAGCAAATCTTCTGTTCTTGAACTTGATCTTCCGATGACGACGACAGTGACCTGCGAGCCTATCTATGGCTTCCTACCTTGCACAACAACGCTGTGGGGGCAGCTGTTCCTGTTGGTGGTTTACGAGTATTTGCTATCCCTCTCAGAGGAGTTCATTTCGAGCGGCTCCAATCttttctttcaaatgtttGGAACTGGTATTTTTGGTGCCAGTTTGTTCCACATTCTTGGCATAATCCCACAAGTTATGTTGGTTCTAG TTAGTGGAGCCTCAGCAAGTGGAGAAACCATCGAAGCAAGGGCAACAATAGGGATGGGCTTACTTGCAGGATCAGCAGTCCTGATGCTTACACTAGTTTGGGGTTCTGTCATCGCATTTGGCAGCTATGATCTTTCAGACACTTCTTCACCAAATTCATCAAATCCTGACAATGCAGATACTTCAATTTCATCCAATTCCAAGAACAAGAAACCCTTTAGTTTAACCG GGTATGGTGTAAGAACTGATATTGAAACTAGGTACAGTGCAATAATTATGATCCTGTCTATGGTTCCATTTCTCATTCTTCAGCTTGCGAAAATTCTAAGTTCAGCTACCGCGGTACGAGTAGTTGTCCTCATTTCTCTCATCGTCACGCTTGCTTTGCTAGGCGGTTACTGCACCTATCAG GTATTTGAGCCATGGATTCAGGACAGGAGACTTGAGTATTTGATGCGTAGATATATACAGAAGAACTTGTTACATAGACTTGTTTCAGCTAATGGAAGGGCGAATGAATTCgaaataaaaaa GCTGTTTCTCAAGATTGACAAGAATAACAATTCCCGTATATCACCAGCTGAACTGAGagcttttatacttggaataCAAATAGAAGAGGTTGGCTTGGATGAAGAAGATTTTGAGACAAAGGTCATGGAAGAGTTTGATTTCTCTGGTGATTCTGATATAAACGAAACAGAATTCGTTAGAGGAGTCTCAAATTGGCTTAACAAGGTAAATGATCAAGCCCAAGGAGAGAGGAGACTTTTTCACGTTAATGCAAAG AAAAACAATGAAGAGAAGCGAAGTTTGTTACCTGCAAAGAAACGGAGCAAAGCTAGAAAGGGTACTGATAACCCATGGTGGAATTACACCAAGGCCTTTTTCCTGATCACGCTGGGGACTGCTATTACGGTTTTGCTTGCAAATCCCCTTATGATAACACTCCAAGAATTCTCTACTTCTGCAAACATTCCCTCATTCTTGGTCTCATATGTGGTCATACCCTGGGCTTTGAGCTTCCGACTAGCATTCAGGGCCATTAGTTCAGCCAGACAGAAAACAGAAAATGCTGCCTCTCTAACATTTTCAGAG CTTTATGGTGCAGTGTTCATGAACAATGTGATGGGTTTGGTCATCTTCCTGTCTCTTGTATACATACGGAACATTCCATGGGGTGTGTCAGCGGAAGTTCTGGTTGTTCTACTTATTTGCACAGCGATGGGACTCTTTGCCACTTTCAGCACCAAAATCGAGCTTTGGACATGTATCCTAGTATATCTTCTGTACCCCATCTCCCTGCTGCTAATTTATGTTCTCACCAATGTTTTGGGATGGTCTTAG